The following proteins are encoded in a genomic region of Corylus avellana chromosome ca4, CavTom2PMs-1.0:
- the LOC132177361 gene encoding heat shock protein 90-5, chloroplastic, which yields MAPVLSRGLATASLASLPSSSPFSVRNSNRVLNLRSAFVPQNGPRKGFYCAGLKWRLERRNSLIDVRCEAAVAEKEASETSGEKYEYQAEVTRLLDLIVHSLYSHKEVFLRELVSNASDALDKLRFLSVTEPSLLGDAGELEIRIKPDPDNGTITITDTGIGMTKEELIDCLGTIAQSGTSKFLKALKENQELGADNGLIGQFGVGFYSAFLVSEKVVVSTKSPRSDKQYVWEAVADSSSYMIKEETDPEKLLRRGTQITLYLRPDDKYEFADPARIQGLVKNYSQFVSFPIYTWQEKSRTVEVEEEEEPKEGEESKPEGEKKKKTKTEKYWDWELTNETKPIWMRNPKEIEKDEYHEFYKKTFNEFLDPLAHTHFTTEGEVEFRSVLYIPGMGPLNNDDVVNPKTKNIRLYVKRVFISDDFDGELFPRYLSFVKGVVDSDDLPLNVSREILQESRIVRIMRKRLVRKTFDMIQETSESENKEDYKKFWENFGRFIKLGCVEDTGNHKRIAPLLRFYTSKSEEEPKSLDDYVENMGENQKAIYYLATDSLKSAKTAPFLEKLVQKDIEVLYLIEPIDEVAIQNLQTYKEKKFVDISKEDLELGDEDEVKERETQQEYNLLCDWIKQQLGDKVAKVQVSKRLSSSPCVLVSGKFGWSANMERLMKAQALGDTSSLEFMRGRRILEVNPDHPIVKDLNAACKNAPESTDAKRAVDLLFDTALISSGFSPDSPAELGNKIYEMMAMALGGRWGRSEEEEADASEAASESGATVIEASETEVVEPSEVRAENDPWND from the exons ATGGCTCCAGTTCTAAGCAGAGGCCTGGCCACTGCTTCTCTGGCTTCGCTTCCCTCATCATCCCCCTTTTCAGTGAGAAACAGCAACAGGGTTTTGAATCTGAGAAGTGCTTTTGTGCCACAAAATGGCCCCAGAAAGGGCTTCTATTGTGCTGGATTGAAGTGGAGGCTTGAGAGAAGGAACAGTCTAATCGATGTGCGGTGCGAGGCCGCCGTGGCCGAGAAAGAGGCTTCGGAGACTTCTGGTGAGAAGTATGAGTACCAAGCTGAG GTCACTCGCCTATTGGATTTGATAGTTCATAGTTTGTACAGCCACAAGGAGGTGTTCCTTCGGGAGCTTGTGAG TAATGCAAGTGATGCTTTAGACAAGTTGAGATTCCTAAGTGTGACCGAACCCTCTCTGCTTGGAGATGCTGGTGAGCTAGAGATCCGTATCAAACCCGATCCAGACAATGGGACTATCACTATAAC AGACACTGGTATTGGAATGACCAAAGAAGAGCTCATTGACTGTCTTGGAACTATTGCACAGAGTGGTACTTCAAAATTCTTAAAGGCTCTTAAG GAAAATCAGGAACTTGGGGCAGACAATGGTCTGATTGGTCAATTTGGTGTGGGGTTCTATTCTGCCTTTCTTGTTTCTGAGAAG GTTGTCGTGTCTACAAAGAGCCCAAGATCAGATAAGCAGTATGTTTGGGAAGCTGTAGCTGACAGTAGCTCATATATGATTAAGGAAGAAACTGATCCTGAAAAGCTCCTACGTCGCGGAACGCAGATCACACTCTATTTAAGA CCGGATGACAAGTATGAATTCGCGGACCCGGCTCGGATTCAGGGTTTGGTGAAGAATTATTCTCAGTTTGTTTCCTTCCCCATCTATACATGGCAAGAAAAATCAAGGACTGTTGAG GTCGAAGAGGAGGAAGAAccaaaagaaggagaagaatcAAAGCCAGAG GgcgagaagaaaaagaagactaAAACTGAGAAGTATTGGGACTGGGAATTAACCAATGAGACAAAACCAATTTGG ATGCGGAATCCAAAGGAAATCGAGAAGGATGAGTACCATGAATTCTACAAGAAGACTTTTAATGAATTCTTGGATCCACTTGCACACACTCACTTCACCACCGAG GGTGAGGTTGAGTTTAGAAGTGTCCTCTATATTCCTGGGATGGGCCCGCTTAACAATGATGATGTGGTTaatccaaaaacaaagaatatacGTTTGTATGTGAAGCGTGTATTTATCTCAGATGATTTTGATGGTGAGCTG TTCCCGCGCTACTTGAGCTTTGTGAAGGGTGTCGTGGATTCAGATGACCTTCCTCTCAATGTTTCTCGAGAGATACTTCAAGAAAGCAGAATT GTAAGAATAATGAGAAAGAGACTTGTCCGGAAAACATTTGACATGATTCAAGAGACCTCTGAAAGTGAAAATAAAGAG GACTACAAGAAATTTTGGGAGAACTTTGGCAGGTTCATAAAGTTAGGATGCGTTGAGGACACTGGAAATCACAAGCGCATAGCACCATTGTTGCGGTTCTACACTTCCAAAAGTGAGGAGGAGCCGAAAAGCTTAGATGATTATGTTGAAAACATGGGTGAAAACCAAAAGGCCATTTATTACTTGGCAACAGACAGCTTGAAAAGTGCGAAGACTGCTCCTTTCTTGGAGAAGTTGGTTCAAAAAGACATTGAG GTTCTGTACTTAATTGAACCTATAGATGAAGTCGCCATCCAGAACCTGCAGACgtacaaagaaaagaaatttgttgaCATTAGCAAGGAAGACTTAGAGCTTG GTGATGAGGATGAGGTGAAAGAAAGGGAAACACAGCAAGAATACAATCTTCTCTGTGATTGGATAAAGCAACAACTTGGTGATAAGGTAGCAAAAGTTCAAGTCTCAAAGCGTCTAAGCTCATCTCCCTGTGTGCTTGTTTCTGGCAAGTTTGGATGGTCTGCTAATATGGAAAG ATTGATGAAGGCTCAAGCTCTTGGAGATACTTCTAGTTTGGAGTTCATGAGGGGAAGGAGAATATTGGAAGTTAATCCAGATCATCCCATAGTCAAAGATCTCAAT GCTGCATGCAAGAACGCACCTGAAAGCACCGATGCCAAGAGAGCTGTTGACCTCTTGTTTGATACAGCATTGATCTCCAGTGGATTCTCA CCCGACAGCCCAGCTGAGTTGGGAAATAAAATCTATGAGATGATGGCAATGGCCCTTGGAGGAAGATGGGGCAGATCAGAGGAGGAAGAGGCTGACGCATCAGAAGCTGCTTCAGAATCTGGTGCAACAGTTATCGAAGCCTCAGAAACAGAAGTGGTTGAACCATCTGAAGTAAGGGCAGAGAATGATCCTTGGAATGATTAA
- the LOC132177814 gene encoding uncharacterized protein LOC132177814, whose translation MGSATSSMAAKFAFFPPDPPSYTIYVDAATGKMRMSDVHQRDDVDVLKLNTKRGNEIVAMYVKNPSASMTLLYSHGNAADLGQMYHIFTELSLHLGVNLMGYDYSGYGQSSGKPSEQDTYADIEAAYKCLEETYGVKEEDTILYGQSVGSGPALELATHLPRLRAVILHSPILSGLRVMYPVKRTFWFDIYKNIDKIPLVNSPVLVIHGTEDEIVDFSHGKQLWELCKEKYEPLWIKRGNHCNLELYPEYLKHLRKFISAVEKLPRLQIVAGESAEQSENSVSATDQKSRPSTEHKEKSRSSTGQREKSRLSTDHREKSRTSTDKREKSRRSMDRSGKARNSTDQSERARNSFDRLGDMVRSVGLCNVDCLRQTALEA comes from the exons ATGGGGTCGGCGACATCTTCGATGGCCGCTAAATTCGCATTCTTTCCACCGGACCCGCCGTCTTATACCATATATGTCGATGCGGCGACTGGGAAAATGAGGATGTCGGATGTTCATCAGAGAGATGACGTGGACGTGTTGAAGCTGAACACCAAGAGAGGGAATGAGATTGTTGCCATGTACGTGAAGAACCCGTCGGCATCTATGACTCTGCTCTACTCTCATGGCAATGCCGCTGATCTTGGCCAGATGTATCACATTTTCACTGAGCTTAGCCTTCACCTTGGCGTAAATCTTATGGG GTACGACTATTCTGGATATGGACAGTCGTCTGGAAAG CCGAGTGAGCAGGACACATATGCCGACATAGAAGCTGCTTATAAATGCCTTGAAGAGACATATGGAGTGAAGGAGGAAGACACTATCTTGTATGGCCAGTCGGTTGGTAGTGGACCTGCTCTGGAACTGGCTACCCATTTGCCCCGATTGAGAGCTGTAATTCTTCACAGTCCCATCTTGTCTGGCCTGCGTGTCATGTACCCAGTGAAGCGCACATTCTGGTTTGACATATATAAG AACATTGATAAGATTCCACTAGTCAATTCCCCGGTTCTGGTCATTCAT GGAACTGAAGATGAAATTGTGGATTTCTCCCATGGTAAGCAGCTGTGGGAGCTTTGTAAAGAGAAGTATGAACCTTTGTGGATTAAAAGAGGAAATCACTGCAACTTGGAACTCTATCCAGAGTACTTAAAGCATCTCAGGAAGTTCATATCAGCCGTGGAGAAACTACCCCGTCTGCAGATTGTGGCTGGGGAAAGTGCAGAACAATCAGAGAACTCAGTGAGTGCCACAGACCAAAAGTCCAGACCAAGCACAGAGCACAAAGAGAAGTCCAGGTCTAGTACTGGGCAGAGGGAAAAGTCTAGGCTGAGCACAGACCATAGGGAAAAATCAAGAACCAGCACAGACAAGAGGGAGAAGTCAAGAAGGAGTATGGATCGGTCTGGAAAGGCCAGGAACAGCACAGATCAATCAGAGAGAGCAAGGAATAGCTTTGACCG GTTGGGAGACATGGTGAGATCAGTTGGATTGTGTAATGTTGATTGTTTGAGGCAGACAGCTTTGGAGGCCTGA
- the LOC132179272 gene encoding UDP-glycosyltransferase 89A2-like, giving the protein MSTHILVFPYPAQGHMLPLLDLTHQLSLRGLTITILVTPKNLPTLSPLLSEHPSIQTLVLPFPPHPSLPEGVENVRDIGNAGNVPIIAALRQLHDRLLRWFHSHPSPPVAIVSDFFLGWTLHLAHQLRIPRIAFFSSGAFLASVNDYCWRNMTSVPDSSTALVHFPDLPRSPSFKEEHLPSLFRIYSESNPNTAFLKDDVLANTSSWGCIFNSFDELEGPYLDYLRRVVGHARVYGVGPLSVVGINDGANRGNPDSDSGNDVLTWLDGCPDGSVLYVCFGSQKLLNKQQMEALASGIEKSGTRFVWVVKAGTTQQEAEGYGVVPEGFEERVAGRGVIVKGWAPQVRILSHGAVGGFVSHCGWNSVLEAIVAGTMILGWPMEADQFVNARLLVEYMGVAVRVCEGAHSVPDPAHLAGVIAESMGGESGEKAGSRALRDKALEAVRDGGSSSRDLDALVKELALLRPSHDA; this is encoded by the coding sequence ATGAGTACACACATCCTGGTGTTTCCGTACCCGGCCCAAGGGCACATGCTCCCACTTCTGGACCTGACCCACCAGCTCTCCCTCCGTGGCCTCACCATCACCATCTTGGTCACCCCAAAGAACCTCCCCACCCTCTCCCCTCTCCTCTCCGAGCACCCCTCCATCCAAACCCTCGTCCTCCCCTTTCCTCCCCACCCCAGCCTACCCGAAGGCGTCGAGAACGTCAGGGACATCGGCAACGCTGGAAACGTACCCATCATCGCCGCCTTGCGCCAGCTCCACGACCGGCTTCTCCGCTGGTTCCACTCCCACCCGTCTCCCCCTGTGGCTATCGTCTCCGACTTCTTCCTCGGCTGGACCCTACACCTAGCCCACCAGCTCCGCATCCCCAGGATCGCTTTCTTCTCGTCCGGTGCGTTTCTGGCCTCCGTCAATGACTACTGCTGGCGCAATATGACAAGCGTTCCCGATTCTTCTACAGCGCTCGTTCACTTTCCCGATCTCCCCAGATCGCCGTCCTTCAAGGAGGAGCATCTGCCTTCCCTCTTCCGCATCTACAGCGAATCCAACCCCAACACGGCGTTCCTCAAGGATGACGTGCTCGCAAATACGTCGAGTTGGGGTTGCATTTTCAACAGCTTCGACGAACTGGAAGGCCCATACTTGGACTACCTCCGGAGAGTCGTGGGACACGCGCGCGTCTACGGGGTCGGCCCGCTGAGTGTAGTGGGGATCAATGACGGTGCCAATCGGGGCAACCCGGACTCCGATTCGGGCAACGACGTACTAACGTGGCTCGATGGGTGCCCCGACGGGTCAGTTCTCTACGTCTGCTTCGGGAGCCAGAAGTTGTTGAACAAACAGCAAATGGAGGCCCTGGCGTCGGGGATCGAGAAGAGCGGGACACGATTCGTGTGGGTGGTGAAAGCGGGCACGACCCAACAAGAGGCGGAAGGGTACGGCGTGGTACCGGAGGGGTTCGAGGAACGGGTGGCCGGAAGGGGAGTGATAGTGAAGGGGTGGGCGCCACAGGTGAGGATACTGAGCCACGGGGCGGTGGGAGGGTTTGTGAGTCACTGCGGGTGGAACTCGGTGCTGGAAGCGATAGTGGCGGGGACGATGATCCTGGGTTGGCCCATGGAGGCGGACCAGTTCGTGAACGCCAGGCTGCTGGTGGAGTACATGGGCGTGGCCGTGAGGGTGTGCGAGGGCGCCCACTCGGTGCCTGATCCGGCCCACTTGGCGGGGGTGATTGCGGAGTCGATGGGCGGGGAGAGTGGTGAGAAAGCGGGGTCAAGGGCACTGAGGGATAAGGCGCTTGAAGCGGTGAGGGATGGTGGGAGCTCTTCCAGGGATTTGGATGCTCTTGTTAAGGAGCTGGCCCTCCTCCGACCGAGTCACGACGCTTGA
- the LOC132179271 gene encoding putative pentatricopeptide repeat-containing protein At1g13630: protein MLKHFHQWKNPLHFPARSRIFAPLSSLFFTKSSVSTAKLYDEPTTPSAVPNPTDTVREILSGLRSFGLSRFLGGDYFRTVVLTLDWPQVDQIIDVLRVESPEFAVGFFHLLKDWYRFRHSRVSWFVVSHVLAGERRFKELQLVIKQMVEEEGSGSAPSLCELLLNNFRVWDSNILVWDILGFTYSRYGMVEDALFVLAKMKDLNLHASIQTYNGLLYNLRHTETMWDVHNEIKVTGTPQNEYTHSILIDGLCEQSRLHDAVSFLQNAEGKDAGLSIVSFNTIISRFCKLGFVDVAKSFFCMMLKCGLVPDSYSYNILIHGLCIAGSMEEALEFKNDMENHGVEADTVTYRILAKGFRLLGFMSGAWKVIQDMLLKGVNPDLTYTILICGHCQIGNIDEGLKLREEMLSRGFHLSIISYSVLLSSLCKSARAEEALKLFYEMEAVGLKPDTITYSILIHGLCKKGEVQRAIQLFEEMCSRRIFPNYFTHGSMLLGLCKTGNILEARKYFDNLIASDSVEDIVLYNIMLDGYVKLGKIVEAVQLYRQLTEKEITPSIVTFNTLIHGFCKNNKLGEARSLLDTIKLHRLVPSAVTYTTLMNAYCEVGDMQGMLELLREMEAKAVMPTHITYTVVIKGLCKQWKLRESVQLLEDMHAKGLTPDQITYNTIIQCFCKASDTTKACQLHNEMLLHNLQPTPVTYNVLINGLCVHGDLMDADRLVLSLVNRKINLTKIAYTTIVKAHCVKGDVSRAVIFFRQMVEKGFKTSIRDYSAVINRLCKRSLINEAKHFFCMMLSDGILPDQEICEVMLNAFHREGDLESVFELLAEMIKFGLFPD, encoded by the exons ATGCTCAAACACTTCCATCAATGGAAGAACCCCCTCCATTTCCCAGCAAGGTCCCGAATTTTCGCCCCCCTCTCTTCCCTCTTCTTCACCAAATCCTCGGTCTCCACAGCAAAGCTCTACGACGAGCCCACCACTCCCTCTGCTGTCCCAAACCCTACAGACACCGTCCGAGAAATTCTCTCCGGGTTGAGGAGTTTCGGCTTGAGTAGGTTTCTCGGCGGGGATTATTTTCGTACCGTGGTTTTGACGCTGGATTGGCCTCAGGTGGATCAGATTATCGATGTTTTGAGGGTCGAGAGCCCGGAGTTTGCGGTGGGTTTCTTCCATTTGTTGAAGGATTGGTATCGGTTTCGGCACTCGAGGGTTTCGTGGTTTGTTGTTTCGCATGTTTTGGCAGGGGAAAGACGGTTCAAGGAGTTGCAGTTGGTCATAAAGCAAATGGTGGAAGAGGAAG GCTCTGGTTCTGCACCTTCACTTTGTGAGCTGCTCTTGAATAACTTCAGGGTCTGGGATTCAAATATTTTGGTATGGGATATATTGGGTTTTACTTATTCGAGATATGGAATGGTTGAAGATGCCCTCTTCGTTCTTGCCAAGATGAAAGATCTGAACTTGCATGCATCAATACAAACATATAACGGTCTGTTGTACAATTTGAGGCACACTGAAACCATGTGGGATGTTCATAATGAAATCAAAGTTACCGGAACTCCTCAGAATGAGTACACTCATTCCATACTTATAGATGGTCTATGCGAGCAATCCAGGCTACATGATGCAGTCTCCTTCCTACAGAATGCTGAAGGGAAGGATGCTGGACTTTCCATTGTTTCATTCAATACCATCATATCGAGGTTCTGTAAATTGGGTTTTGTAGATGTTGCAAAGTCATTTTTTTGTATGATGCTCAAGTGTGGACTAGTACCTGATTCATACagttataatattcttattcaTGGGCTATGTATAGCAGGTTCCATGGAAGAAGCCTTGGAGTTCAAAAATGACATGGAGAACCATGGTGTAGAGGCTGATACTGTAACCTACAGAATTCTTGCTAAAGGGTTTCGTCTACTTGGTTTCATGAGTGGGGCTTGGAAGGTCATTCAAGACATGTTGCTTAAAGGGGTTAATCCAGATCTTACATATACAATACTGATATGTGGGCATTGCCAGATAGGCAATATTGATGAAGGCCTTAAGTTGCGGGAAGAGATGCTTTCTCGAGGTTTTCACTTGAGCATAATCTCATACAGTGTATTGCTCAGCAGTTTGTGTAAAAGTGCACGGGCTGAAGAAGCATTGAAATTGTTTTATGAAATGGAAGCTGTAGGATTGAAACCAGATACTATAACATATTCTATCCTCATTCATGGCCTCTGCAAGAAAGGAGAAGTCCAGAGGGCTATCCAACTATTTGAGGAAATGTGCTCGAGGAGAATCTTTCCAAATTATTTTACACATGGTTCCATGTTGTTAGGTCTGTGTAAGACAGGAAATATATTAGAGGCAAGGaagtattttgataatttgatagCTAGCGACTCAGTGGAGGATATAGTTCTGTATAATATTATGTTGGATGGGTATGTCAAACTTGGTAAAATTGTGGAAGCTGTACAGTTATACAGACAATTAACCGAAAAAGAGATTACCCCTAGTATTGTTACTTTCAATACTCTTATTCATGGATTctgcaaaaacaataaattaggTGAGGCTCGAAGTCTCTTGGATACCATCAAGCTGCATCGATTGGTTCCAAGTGCGGTAACTTATACCACTCTTATGAATGCATACTGTGAAGTAGGAGATATGCAAGGAATGCTTGAATTGCTTCGGGAGATGGAAGCAAAAGCTGTAATGCCTACTCATATCACGTACACTGTAGTTATTAAAGGACTATGCAAACAATGGAAGTTGCGAGAATCTGTCCAGTTACTTGAGGATATGCATGCTAAGGGTCTGACTCCAGATCAGATTACATATAATACTATCATCCAATGTTTCTGCAAAGCTAGTGACACGACCAAAGCTTGCCAGTTACATAATGAGATGCTACTGCATAACCTGCAGCCTACTCCTGTCACATATAATGTCCTCATCAATGGTCTTTGCGTACATGGTGATCTGATGGATGCTGACAGGCTAGTTCTTTCTCTGGTGAATCGAAAgataaatttgacaaaaattgcTTATACCACAATTGTTAAGGCACATTGTGTAAAGGGTGACGTAAGTAGGGCAGTAATATTCTTTCGTCAAATGGTGGAGAAGGGGTTTAAAACTTCAATCAGAGATTACAGTGCTGTGATCAATAGATTGTGCAAAAGGAGTCTAATAAACGAAGCCAAACATTTTTTCTGTATGATGTTATCTGATGGAATTTTGCCTGATCAAGAAATTTGTGAGGTGATGCTTAATGCTTTCCATCGGGAAGGTGATCTCGAATCTGTTTTTGAACTACTTGCTGAGATGATCAAATTTGGGTTATTTCCTGATTAA
- the LOC132179632 gene encoding uncharacterized protein LOC132179632 isoform X2, with protein sequence MSRANVRRHVLEKNKILKEKEKPSHNILSKHLKRIYPIGLQRSSSSLSLSSVSLSLSQNSVDSSVTDSTIPLDQKISLALRLIAPPERRESPVDKNLQPAERREAPLDKNVQQLSQDTCSGELISRCNWITKNSDKGYVAFHDECWGVPVYDDNQLFELLALSGMLMDYNWTEILKRRELFREAFAGFDPNIVAKMGEKEITDIASDKAIMLAESRVRSIVDNAKCILKIVRGFGSFGSYMWGYVNHKPVINRYTECVGLAERPWRHI encoded by the exons ATGTCTAGAGCAAATGTGAGAAGACATGTTCTGGAGAAGAACAAAAtcttgaaagaaaaagagaagccATCACACAACATTCTATCTAAACACCTTAAGAGAATTTACCCAATTGGGCTTCAGAGAAGCAGTTCATCATTATCCTTATCATCTGTATCTTTGTCTTTGTCACAGAACTCAGTCGACTCTTCTGTTACTGATTCTACCATCCCACTGGATCAGAAGATTTCTTTAGCATTACGACTAATTGCACCACCTGAAAGAAGAGAATCCCCAGTGGATAAAAACCTGCAACCGGCTGAAAGAAGAGAAGCCCCTCTTGATAAAAACGTGCAACAGCTAAGTCAGGATACTTGTTCTGGGGAATTGATCAGCAGGTGTAACTGGATTACAAAGAACAGTG ataaAGGTTATGTAGCGTTTCATGATGAGTGCTGGGGAGTTCCAGTTTACGATGACAA CCAATTGTTTGAGCTGCTTGCACTCTCTGGTATGTTGATGGACTACAACTGGACTGAAATCCTGAAAAGAAGGGAACTATTCAG AGAAGCTTTTGCTGGATTCGACCCAAATATTGTGGCCAAAATGGGGGAGAAAGAGATTACAGACATAGCATCAGACAAAGCAATAATGTTAGCAGAGAGCAGAGTAAGGAGTATAGTAGACAATGCCAAATGCATATTGAAG ATTGTGAGGGGATTTGGATCGTTTGGTAGCTACATGTGGGGTTATGTGAACCACAAACCAGTGATCAACAG GTACACTGAATGTGTAGGCCTTGCTGAAAGACCTTGGAGGCACATCTAA
- the LOC132179632 gene encoding uncharacterized protein LOC132179632 isoform X1: MSRANVRRHVLEKNKILKEKEKPSHNILSKHLKRIYPIGLQRSSSSLSLSSVSLSLSQNSVDSSVTDSTIPLDQKISLALRLIAPPERRESPVDKNLQPAERREAPLDKNVQQLSQDTCSGELISRCNWITKNSDKGYVAFHDECWGVPVYDDNQLFELLALSGMLMDYNWTEILKRRELFREAFAGFDPNIVAKMGEKEITDIASDKAIMLAESRVRSIVDNAKCILKIVRGFGSFGSYMWGYVNHKPVINRYRYPRNVPLRTPKAEAISRDLLKHGFRLVGPVIVYSFMQAAGLTIDHLVDCYRYTECVGLAERPWRHI, translated from the exons ATGTCTAGAGCAAATGTGAGAAGACATGTTCTGGAGAAGAACAAAAtcttgaaagaaaaagagaagccATCACACAACATTCTATCTAAACACCTTAAGAGAATTTACCCAATTGGGCTTCAGAGAAGCAGTTCATCATTATCCTTATCATCTGTATCTTTGTCTTTGTCACAGAACTCAGTCGACTCTTCTGTTACTGATTCTACCATCCCACTGGATCAGAAGATTTCTTTAGCATTACGACTAATTGCACCACCTGAAAGAAGAGAATCCCCAGTGGATAAAAACCTGCAACCGGCTGAAAGAAGAGAAGCCCCTCTTGATAAAAACGTGCAACAGCTAAGTCAGGATACTTGTTCTGGGGAATTGATCAGCAGGTGTAACTGGATTACAAAGAACAGTG ataaAGGTTATGTAGCGTTTCATGATGAGTGCTGGGGAGTTCCAGTTTACGATGACAA CCAATTGTTTGAGCTGCTTGCACTCTCTGGTATGTTGATGGACTACAACTGGACTGAAATCCTGAAAAGAAGGGAACTATTCAG AGAAGCTTTTGCTGGATTCGACCCAAATATTGTGGCCAAAATGGGGGAGAAAGAGATTACAGACATAGCATCAGACAAAGCAATAATGTTAGCAGAGAGCAGAGTAAGGAGTATAGTAGACAATGCCAAATGCATATTGAAG ATTGTGAGGGGATTTGGATCGTTTGGTAGCTACATGTGGGGTTATGTGAACCACAAACCAGTGATCAACAGGTACAGATACCCAAGAAATGTTCCTCTGAGGACTCCAAAAGCAGAAGCCATTAGCAGGGATTTGCTAAAGCATGGATTCCGGCTGGTGGGGCCTGTGATTGTGTATTCCTTTATGCAAGCTGCTGGTTTGACAATCGATCATCTTGTTGATTGTTATAGGTACACTGAATGTGTAGGCCTTGCTGAAAGACCTTGGAGGCACATCTAA